Proteins encoded together in one Lathyrus oleraceus cultivar Zhongwan6 chromosome 5, CAAS_Psat_ZW6_1.0, whole genome shotgun sequence window:
- the LOC127086233 gene encoding olee1-like protein, with protein MARSFAFVALIVSALCFTSVLAARKVPADNVEVFTVIGKIYCDPCKFEFETRLSKPLAGVKVTLMCKKEEGNNVTFVKESTTDKNGIYKINVDGEHEEEVCEVSTNSNGKGECSLPMANKSDRIGLTKNMGVSSLVRFVNPLGFMSKSIDSQCGSVISELGLDKLDD; from the exons ATGGCAAGATCATTCGCCTTCGTTGCTCTCATTGTCTCCGCTCTTTGCTTCACATCTGTTTTGGCTGCCCGTAAGGTGCCGGCCGATAATGTTGAAGTTTTCACCGTTATTGGCAAAATTTACTGCGATCCTTGCAAATTTGAATTTGAAACAAGACTTAGCAAGCCCCTCGCAG GTGTCAAGGTGACATTGATGTGCAAAAAGGAAGAGGGTAACAATGTGACATTCGTGAAGGAGAGCACGACCGATAAAAATGGTATCTATAAAATCAATGTTGATGGCGAACACGAGGAAGAAGTTTGTGAGGTGAGTACCAACTCAAACGGAAAGGGTGAGTGTTCTTTGCCTATGGCAAACAAATCCGACAGGATTGGTCTCACCAAGAACATGGGTGTGTCTTCCTTGGTTCGTTTTGTTAATCCCCTTGGGTTCATGAGTAAGTCAATTGATAGCCAATGTGGAAGTGTTATCTCTGAATTGGGTTTGGACAAGCTTGATGATTAG